CATACCAGATGACATACCAGATGACATACCAGATGACATACCAGATGGCATACCAGAGGACATACCAGATGACATACCAGATGACATACCAGAGGACATACCAGAGGACATATCGGAGGACATACCAGATGAGTGACACTTGGGACTTTTTGTAGAAACTTCTTTTTCACGCATGGAAAGGAGAGAACAGACAAGCCTAATACAgtgtagagtaaagcagagcagagcacaataGAGAACAGAAGattcctcatcaagtactcatcaatgatgcaaacctgtGAACTGTTATAAAAAATCGCTAATACATTTTCAACCTTGAGAAAACTTttatttaagaagcttcccaatggaaacctcgacaagactaaggttgtttgcaccttgtgctatgcggaattagtttactgtaggagttcttccagtctcaaataccacctaaacgcaaagcatcccttagctaatgcggaagatgctgggccaagcactgatgtagagcaggggaagagtcgtcgtcaaactacgatgtttgagtgcaaccgaggcaagcccgtcagcacagctctatcagccaagctaactaatctaataaacagttaataaacaaaagtacatcttattgaacataatttattttcatcaccaattatcatagtagaacagctttctcaagcagtttgtgatgcattttggaaacaggagatgagctccgtttccaaaagtaaaaGGGTTTTTTCAAAAcccttttattttattatttataggAAGAAGGATTTCTCTTGCGTTGTGGTCAGTGGTGTCTTGTCTGGTAAGGACGTCATGTTAACGACACACTATGAAGCATTTGAAGATGATCAGGTAATAAGTAGAGACAAGTTGGAAGATGACAAAAtcactttttatttgtttactaAATGTGAAACATGCAATTAGTCCTATTCAGAGTTTGTAAAGTTGACTCTACTTTGATAGAAACACTACATTTATTAGAGGTAAGCAGATTAAACATTAAAATAACCAAACTCTGTGGTAGATTCCACTGTAGGGTAACAAGACTGCTgggaaagaacacttttatatatttctttttcttgtcttgtctttttttttttgcattcatttaAAATAGTTACATACATTTGATCATTATAACCAAATATTTGTAAATGACATTTTAGAAAACGGCTAGTGAAACATCAGAGACATATAGTATTTGACAGTAAAAGTACAAGTTGATAAACAGATCCGTTTACAATGTCCTGAGAGCTGAAGTTTCCTGCAAAGTAGATTATAAAATGTCTCATATCTAAGTAGTGGTCAGAAAGCAGAGGGATGAAAACAGACGAGTCTCCAACTcatagatatgaaaccccacagtagatctgcactgtcagatccctctctcacagacccagtagatatgaaaccccacagtagatctgcactgtcagatccctctctcacagacccagtagatatgaaaccccacagtagatctgcactgtcagatccctctctcacagacccagtagatatgaaaccccacagtagatctgcactgtcagatccctctctcacagacccagtagatatgaaaccccacagtagatctgcactgtcagatccctctctcacagacccagtagatatgaaaccccacagtagatctgcactgtcagatccctctctcacagacccagtagatatgaaaccccacagtagatctgcactgtcagatccctctctcacagacccagtagatatgaaaccccacagtagatctgcactgtcagatccctctctcacagacccagtagctGTTATTATTACATGCGGCATCATTCCATGTCCggggaggaagagcagaggaaACTATCTCACCACAGTCCTGATCAAGATAACCTGAAGGAATATTATTAGGCTGACCAGGGCTCCAGAACCTACAGGgttaaacaacaacacaaccagacagtcacacactgagGTCCACTTCTGGGTCATACAGTAGAGAAGTCCTCCTGTACATGTCGAGTTAGATCTGTATATAAATACTAGATATGATTGGCATTGGTTAACTTATTAGGAAATTGGTTCTTATTAGCCTATTAGTTCTAACTCACCATGCAAACTCAGTCACTAAAACAGAACAATCTTAAAGCATTGAAGTTAGAAACGTTTTGTTACAGTCTAGAGACTACAGAAAGAGTGGTTTCTTACTCTGGTGTGGTCAGTGGTGTTCCATCCACCCAGATATAGTTCCCTCCTCTTGCTCTGTCAGACAGACCGATCCACGTATTCTTGGTGATGTTATTATTGAGAAATACCTGTCATGGGGAAGGGTTCAGAGCAGTTTTATTACCCTGATCAACCCTGATCAACCTTGACCTTATCCTGTACATTTCTGGTATGACTTTCTTACTTAcccgctatctctctctccctctctctctctctctcacctgttcctCTAGGCTGTTTATGATCACcaggtctgctcctctctctctacagtcctGTCTGCTGTCAGCCCAGTTCTTCCTCTCAGTAGAGACGTAGTAACAGCTACAACCAAacttcagccagccagcaggacaGGAAGGGACCTCTGAAAACACAACAGAGAACATGTTTCCTATTGGCTTATTTCAAACCTAGTAACAGAACAGCTGCAGCCAAACCTCCTCCATCCATTGTTACTCTCTGCAACACAAAACAGGTAATTAGATGTAAAAGCCAAACTTTATTGTCCTTACAAAAACAGATTTATTTTCGTTTTACAATTTTCATTATACAACCGGCACAGTCCTTCAGTTTACCATTTAGCAACCTCTTaaagtcatccctctctctggtcaggatggtgttactggtctgtaactgttctctctctttggccAGGATGGTGTAactggtgttcagctggtctctctctctggtcaggatggtgttactggtctgtaactggtctctctctctggccaggATGGTATAACTGGTGTTCAGCTGTTCTCTCTGATGACCAGAGTCGGCTGTAACAAGAGAAGTTAGTTTCTTTACACAGAGGACGTGTTGGAACCTTATCatcccctcttcatccctctctcctcaagaCTAATGAGTCTCAGAGTAGAAAAGTATTTGTCTATTTGAATGGAAATGATGATTTTTAAATGTGAACAACATGGAGATATTTCCTTTTGTTGCTAGGTGTGTTTTTACAACTCAGTTAAATGTTAAATTGCCCAGTTTTATTGTGTTTGTAGTTTCTATTATGCAATAATTTTACACCATAATCTGGGTGTTGCTCTGATGCTCTGAGTTGGCTGGAAAAAAGAAGTTGGGGAATGAAAAAGGGAAGTTGGTGGTAGATTTAGGAATAAAGAGGATCTTAGCTAATATCTGATTGAAATATAGTTTTAACAGTAATAACCTATTTAATCTGTGCTTTAACACATTGAATACACTACACATTTGCTAAAGTGTTCAGTTTGAGTTCCTATTTATAAATAATTGTTTAGATCTATTGACGGCCAATAAAATACACCTATTGCATCAATTGTTATTTTATTTCTCATTTTATTAGAACAACTGACTCCACTGGCATACAGTGTCTGTCTGAAATCACttcacagtataaaagtaatgatTAGAATTCCCCAGACTCACAGCAAGCCAGACGGAGGGAGATGTTGAGAGTGGCTTGtaggacacacagcagcccaAAGCTCACGATGACCCACCTGTAGGACCCAGTctctgagggacacacacacacacatacacaccacgcacacacacattaagtatTAATACATACACTATAATTACATAAATACTTAAATGTTTGAAAGTAGTGCACCTGCTGACTTGAGGGTAAAGTAACATGCAGGTTCTGTCATACCTGACTTTGGGGTCTTCTCTTCAGCCTGGtctggggtctgtgtgtttatgtactcCGCATCCATCTGCTGACCTCTGAACACAGCCATCCCTACCAACTCTGTTCTTACTGGTTCTGTGTAGAATATAAACATGTCAGCCACATATGTCACAATgtgactcctcctccttcttgctGCATCTGTTCTTCTTTCACTGTTTTTCCTCATCCTGTCTTCTCTTAACCATCAGCATAGCAACCGTAACTAGGAAGTCAGTCAGGCCACACcagtttgtatttatttgagtgtttattttttataagtTGCAGGTTGCATTGCAGGTTATGTAATTACTTACAATAAaagataaaacaaacaaaacaaatatgttttgttgttgttgtgtaagaATATTATGTATTGTAAAAGTAATTGTaagaatacaaaaaatacaaaaaccaaGATCACATAAAACCAAGATCACATAAAATGACCTTCATCAACCAAAGTCCCAGAGCATGAAGGACATTTACTGCGTGTTATCCTCATGTTCTCCTGTAGAAGTCGTCCAGGCTGCCCAGACTAGACCCAACACCCCTGGCAGCCCTCAGTCTAGCACGCCCGTCACCTAGTGCAGCACAGCCCTCCATGATGTCTAGCATGcctacagcacagccctccatgatgtctagcatgcctacagcacagccctccatgatgtctagcatgcctacagcacagccctctatgatgtctagcatgcctacagcacagccctccatgatgtctagcatgcctacagcacagccctccatgatgtctagcatgcctacagcacagccctccatgatgtctagcatgcctacagcacagccctccatgATGTCTAGCATGCCTAGTGCAGCACAGCCCTCCATGATGTCTGATCGGATCTTTGATTATTTATACAATATAGAGAATGTATTGAATAGACAAAGTAACATTCAGGGTCTATCATACCTGACTTTGGGGTCTTCTCTTCAGCCTGGTCTGGGGTCTTTGTCTGAACATCCATGGTTGGAGCTTCCTCAATGTTTaaatcctccacctccatctctctatgacCTCTGAACACATCCATCCCTACCAACTCTGTTCTTCCTGGTTCTGGGTACAATATATACATGTTAGCCACATACAGGATGTCACTATGTGACTCCTCCTGGTTTTTTCACGACTTTGGTTGTCACTGGACTGTCagcaatttaaccacacacgGCAACCACTCTGCCTAACAACCATAACCAGGAACTAGGAAGTCAGTCAGGCCACGCTAGGTTGTAtattctctctctggtctggggTCTGTGTGTTAATGTACTCCACATCCATCTGCTGACCTCTGAACACAGCCATACCTACCAACTGTGTTCTTACTGGTTCTGTGTAGAATATAAACATGTCAGCCACACATGTCACAATTTGACTCCTCCTTCAGCCTTCTAGTCTTTGGAACATCTTCTGACATgtgaacacaggacacagagaacTTTGTCTGTTCTATTACTGAACCTCTTCCAGTAATTTATTCTCTTGATCATTAGCATTGCAACCGTAACTAGGAAGTCGATCACATCATGTCAgagttttttttaacctttttattTGTAATGTCTTTGACATGTGATTacacaaatgaaataaaaaacacatgtttacgtaatatacacacatttaATATACACATCCTGCTTGACACCATTCAGAGCAACTGTAACTAGGACACCAGTCAGGCCTTGTCGGGTCCGAACTTTTTGacatttctttattttctttattgTATTCTGTGTAAAATAAACTATTTGCTGTTCACCAGTAAAACTgataattgattaaaaaaaagatatgaactgaatgaatgaaatcTGGGTCTTTATATTAAAAACCTAATACTGACCGCATAGCCTCTTCTtaagatcctctctctctctctgatcaggATGGTGttcaggtggtctctctctttggTCAATTTGGTTGATGACATACCAGATGACATACCAGAGGACATACCAGATGACATACCAGATGACATACCAGATGACATACCAGATGACATACCAGATGGCATACCAGAGGACATACCAGATGACATACCAGATGACATACCAGAGGACATACCAGAGGACATATCGGAGGACATACCAGATGAGTGACACTTGGGACTTTTTGTAGAAACTTCTTTTTCACGCATGGAAAGGAGAGAACAGACAAGCCTAATACAgtgtagagtaaagcagagcagagcacaataGAGAACAGAAGattcctcatcaagtactcatcaatgatgcaaacctgtGAACTGTTATAAAAAATCGCTAATACATTTTCAACCTTGAGAAAACTTttatttaagaagcttcccaatggaaacctcgacaagactaaggttgtttgcaccttgtgctatgcggaattagtttactgtaggagttcttccagtctcaaataccacctaaacgcaaagcatcccttagctaatgcggaagatgctgggccaagcactgatgtagagcaggggaagagtcgtcgtcaaactacgatgtttgagtgcaaccgaggcaagcccgtcagcacagctctatcagccaagctaactaatctaataaacagttaataaacaaaagtacatcttattgaacataatttattttcatcaccaattatcatagtagaacagctttctcaagcagtttgtgatgcattttggaaacaggagatgagctccgtttccaaaagtaaaaGGGTTTTTTCAAAAcccttttattttattatttataggAAGAAGGATTTCTCTTGCGTTGTGGTCAGTGGTGTCTTGTCTGGTAAGGACGTCATGTTAACGACACACTATGAAGCATTTGAAGATGATCAGGTAATAAGTAGAGACAAGTTGGAAGATGACAAAAtcactttttatttgtttactaAATGTGAAACATGCAATTAGTCCTATTCAGAGTTTGTAAAGTTGACTCTACTTTGATAGAAACACTACATTTATTAGAGGTAAGCAGATTAAACATTAAAATAACCAAACTCTGTGGTAGATTCCACTGTAGGGTAACAAGACTGCTgggaaagaacacttttatatatttctttttcttgtcttgtctttttttttttgcattcatttaAAATAGTTACATACATTTGATCATTATAACCAAATATTTGTAAATCACATTTTTGAAAAGGACAAGTTAAACATCAGAGACATATAGTATTTGACAGTAAAAGTACAAGTGGATAAACAGATCAATTTACAATGTCCTGAGAGCTGAAGTTTCCTGCAAAGTAGATTATAAAATGTCTCATATCTAAGTAGTGGTCAGAAAGCAGAGGGATGAAAACAGACGAGTCTCCAACTcatagatatgaaaccccacagtagatctgcactgtcagatccctctctcacagacccagtagatatgaaaccccacagtagatctgcactgtcagatccctctctcacagacccagtagatatgaaaccccacagtagatctgcactgtcagatccctctctcacagacccagtagatatgaaaccccacagtagatctgcactgtcagatccctctctcacagacccagtagatatgaaaccccacagtagatctgcactgtcagatccctctctcacagacccagtagatatgaaaccccacagtagatctgcactgtcagatccctctctcacagacccagtagatatgaaaccccacagtagatctgcactgtcagatccctctctcacagacccagtagatatgaaaccccacagtagatctgcactgtcagatccctctctcacagacccagtagatatgaaaccccacagtagatctgcactgtcagatccctctctcacagacccagtagatatgaaaccccacagtagatctgcactgtcagatccctctctcacagacccagtagatatgaaaccccacagtagatctgcactgtcagatccctctctcacagacccagtagatatgaaaccccacagtagatctgcactgtcagatccctctctcacagacccagtagatatgaaaccccacagtagatctgcactgtcagatccctctctcacagacccagtagatatgaaaccccacagtagatctgcactgtcagatccctctctcacagacccagtagatatgaaaccccacagtagatctgcactgtcagatccctctctcacagacccagtagatatgaaaccccacagtagatctgcactgtcagatccctctctcacagacccagtagctGTTATTATTACATGCGGCATCATTCCATGTCCggggaggaagagcagaggaaACTATCTCACCACAGTCCTGATCAAGATAACCTGAAGGAATATTATTAGGCTGACCAGGGCTCCAGAACCTACAGGgttaaacaacaacacaaccagacagtcacacactgagGTCCACTTCTGGGTCATACAGTAGAGAAGTCCTCCTGTACATGTCGAGTTAGATCTGTATATAAATACTAGATATGATTGGCATTGGTTAACTTATTAGGAAATTGGTTCTTATTAGCCTATTAGTTCTAACTCACCATGCAAACTCAGTCACTAAAACAGAACAATCTTAAAGCATTGAAGTTAGAAACGTTTTGTTACAGTCTAGAGACTACAGAAAGAGTGGTTTCTTACTCTGGTGTGGTCAGTGGTGTTCCATCCACCCAGATATAGTTCCCTCCTCTTGCTCTGTCAGACAGACCGATCCACGTATTCTTGGTGATGTTATTATTGAGAAATACCTGTCATGGGGAAGGGTTCAGAGCAGTTTTATTACCCTGATCAACCCTGATCAACCTTGACCTTATCCTGTACATTTCTGGTATGACTTTCTTACTTAcccgctatctctctctccctctctctctctctctcacctgttcctCTAGGCTGTTTATGATCACcaggtctgctcctctctctctacagtcctGTCTGCTGTCAGCCCAGTTCTTCCTCTCAGTAGAGACGTAGTAACAGCTACAACCAAacttcagccagccagcaggacaGGA
This genomic stretch from Osmerus mordax isolate fOsmMor3 unplaced genomic scaffold, fOsmMor3.pri Scaffold_63, whole genome shotgun sequence harbors:
- the LOC136940115 gene encoding CD209 antigen-like protein E, whose translation is MDVFRGHREMEVEDLNIEEAPTMDVQTKTPDQAEEKTPKSETGSYRWVIVSFGLLCVLQATLNISLRLACSDSGHQREQLNTSYTILARERDQLQTSNTILTRERDQLNTSYTILAKEREQLQTSNTILTRERDDFKRLLNEVPSCPAGWLKFGCSCYYVSTERKNWADSRQDCRERGADLVIINSLEEQVFLNNNITKNTWIGLSDRARGGNYIWVDGTPLTTPEFWSPGQPNNIPSGYLDQDCGEIVSSALPPRTWNDAACNNNSYWVCERGI